A single genomic interval of Lathyrus oleraceus cultivar Zhongwan6 chromosome 7, CAAS_Psat_ZW6_1.0, whole genome shotgun sequence harbors:
- the LOC127107657 gene encoding protein MLN51 homolog — protein MANSVEDDVDYESDPEEAKRSLLTMRRREASDDDEEEDVEGEGEREDSVKSEDLRGRVRSDDSDGEGGVADYDDEDVEEEEEEYEEVEEEEEYEEVEEGYEEKVESRVGVSVIGVKESDGEVIPSLEEDSAEVNLEEKKENEPFAVPTAGAFYMHDDRFRDNSGARQRRMHGGRRLWESKDDKKWGHDKFEEISVQDRGFNERRRPSRGNFRGRGRIRGTDRGGHVRGNRREFNDRNDREYNDREYNDVRSQSQAPKVVVKGRGPRRYEPTNRRNGPAPQVHNKQSGKSQEKTSLVSSERFSLTASNAESDPMPAKKISHVSSNLNYASPPFYPSGSSNKEVSLAPKRDVQIGNTSRNIHPVMDGGFQVQQNNVVHRGKNVADSISMDKLYIDQSVGSSVGKPLNNVHLAPPGSSGVHASQSHFPRPAGPGRGAPIPLQMNYPPALSHTQANKVSQTQLHDIQRSSASGRTSTSVQATAPQTGHRPGSGSQSSSPPKRAASINSLDSGETDTASESGNAKGALVGKGRGAPQGAGRGPFVYGGAQVMGAAGNMGISQGDPNFPTFLPVMQFGGQHPGGMGVPAVGMAFPGYVANPQLGLGKSEMTWLPVLAGAAGALGAQYCSPYLAVDGAYGRQPGQTSAMDTSSKENNVNKANNELKPPQKSDLVNDEYGQRQNKPRRYSEMNFGQ, from the exons ATGGCTAATTCTGTTGAAGATGATGTTGATTACGAGAGTGATCCTGAAGAGGCGAAGAGATCTCTTCTTACAATGCGGAGGCGTGAggctagtgatgatgatgaagaagaagacgTAGAAGGAGAAGGAGAAAGAGAGGATTCAGTTAAAAGTGAGGATCTTCGTGGTAGGGTTCGTTCGGATGATTCAGATGGCGAGGGTGGTGTGGCTGATTATGATGATGAGGACGTtgaagaagaggaagaagaatatgaggaggttgaagaagaagaagagtaTGAGGAAGTTGAAGAGGGGTACGAGGAGAAGGTTGAGAGTAGGGTTGGGGTTTCAGTGATTGGGGTTAAGGAATCTGATGGGGAGGTTATACCCTCTTTGGAAGAAGATTCTGCTGAGGTCAATTTAGAGGAGAAAAAGGAGAATGAACCATTTGCTGTGCCCACAGCTGGTGCCTTTTACATGCATGATGACCGTTTTAGGGACAATTCTGGGGCTCGCCAAAG GCGGATGCATGGTGGAAGGAGATTGTGGGAGTCCAAAGATGATAAGAAATGGGGGCATGATAAATTTGAGGAAATTTCAGTGCAGGATAGGGGCTTCAACGAG AGGAGGAGACCTTCTAGGGGTAATTTTCGAGGGCGTGGTAGAATTCGTGGGACTGATCGCGGAGGACATGTTCGAGGAAACAGGAGAGAATTTAATGACAGAAATGACAGAGAATATAATGACAGAGAATATAACGACGTCCGCAGTCAAAGTCAGGCACCTAAAGTTGTTGTGAAAGGGAGAGGGCCGCGAAGGTATGAACCGACTAACAGAAGGAATGGTCCAGCTCCTCAGGTTCATAATAAACA ATCTGGGAAATCTCAGGAGAAAACGTCACTTGTTAGTTCAGAGAGATTTTCATTAACAGCATCCAATGCAGAATCTGACCCAATGCCTGCCAAGAAAATTTCACATGTTTCTTCAAATTTGAACTATGCATCTCCACCATTTTATCCGTCGGGCTCTTCCAACAAAGAAGTTAGTCTGGCACCAAAACGGGATGTACAAATTGGCAACACCAGCAGGAACATTCACCCTGTTATGGATGGGGGTTTTCAAGTTCAACAAAACAACGTAGTTCATCGGGGAAAGAATGTTGCTGATTCCATCAGCATGGACAAGCTATATATTGATCAGTCTGTCGGCTCATCTGTTGGGAAGCCTTTGAACAATGTTCATTTGGCCCCACCTGGATCTTCTGGTGTCCATGCTTCTCAATCCCATTTTCCCAGGCCTGCTGGGCCTGGGAGAGGTGCACCAATCCCATTACAGATGAATTACCCACCTGCTCTCTCACATACCCAAGCAAATAAAGTTTCTCAAACTCAACTGCACGATATTCAGAGAAGTTCTGCATCAGGGAGGACTTCAACGTCTGTGCAGGCTACTGCCCCACAGACTGGCCATCGACCTGGCAGTGGATCTCAGTCTTCATCTCCTCCAAAAAGAGCTGCATCAATTAATTCACTTGATTCTGGGGAAACAGACACCGCCTCAGAATCAGGTAATGCCAAAGGAGCATTGGTTGGGAAGGGAAGGGGAGCTCCCCAAGGTGCTGGAAGGGGACCTTTTGTATATGGCGGGGCACAGGTGATGGGGGCTGCTGGAAATATGGGCATTAGTCAAGGAGATCCAAACTTCCCCACCTTCTTGCCAG TAATGCAATTTGGGGGGCAGCATCCCGGTGGTATGGGAGTTCCCGCTGTTGGCATGGCTTTCCCTGGATATGTAGCTAATCCTCAACTTGGTTTAGGAAAATCAGAAATGACATG GCTACCAGTATTGGCTGGTGCTGCAGGAGCCTTAGGGGCTCAATACTGTTCACCGTACCTTGCTGTTGACGGTGCTTACGGACGACAACCAGGACAAACCTCTGCAATGGATACTTCAAG CAAGGAAAATAATGTGAATAAAGCTAATAATGAATTGAAGCCACCACAAAAATCTG ATCTGGTGAATGATGAGTATGGACAACGACAGAATAAACCTCGCAG ATATTCAGAGATGAATTTTGGTCAGTGA